A region of Bifidobacterium adolescentis ATCC 15703 DNA encodes the following proteins:
- the rpsH gene encoding 30S ribosomal protein S8, whose amino-acid sequence MTMTDPIADMLTRLRNASAAKHETVDMPYSKFKANIAEILKREGYIKDFTAKEAKVGQTLEVTLKYGPNGERSIQGIKRISKPGLRRYAKSDALPMPLGGLGIAIISTSSGLLTQKECLDRGIGGEIVAFVW is encoded by the coding sequence ATGACAATGACAGATCCGATCGCAGACATGCTTACGCGTCTGCGTAATGCGAGCGCGGCAAAGCACGAGACCGTGGATATGCCGTACTCCAAGTTCAAGGCGAACATCGCTGAGATTCTGAAGCGTGAAGGCTACATCAAGGACTTCACCGCCAAGGAAGCCAAGGTTGGCCAGACTCTTGAGGTCACCCTCAAGTACGGTCCGAACGGCGAGCGTTCCATCCAGGGCATCAAGCGCATCTCCAAGCCGGGCCTGCGTCGTTACGCAAAGTCCGATGCTCTGCCGATGCCGCTCGGTGGCCTTGGCATCGCAATCATCTCGACTAGCTCGGGACTGCTGACCCAGAAGGAATGCCTCGACCGAGGCATCGGCGGCGAGATCGTCGCTTTCGTTTGGTGA
- the rplR gene encoding 50S ribosomal protein L18 produces the protein MSVQILGKGKKVALKRRHARLRKHISGTPELPRLVVTRSNRHMVAQIIDDTKGVTLVSESTLTSDFAGFEGTKTEAAKKVGELIAKKAQDAGITAVVFDRGGNKYHGRVAAVAEGAREGGLAL, from the coding sequence ATGAGCGTCCAGATTCTCGGTAAGGGCAAGAAGGTCGCGCTTAAGCGCCGTCACGCTCGTCTGCGCAAGCACATCAGCGGTACCCCGGAGCTTCCGCGTCTGGTGGTTACCCGTTCCAACCGTCACATGGTTGCCCAGATCATCGATGACACCAAGGGTGTCACCCTGGTGAGCGAATCCACTCTGACCAGCGATTTCGCCGGTTTCGAGGGCACCAAGACCGAAGCCGCCAAGAAGGTCGGCGAACTGATCGCCAAGAAGGCTCAGGACGCTGGCATTACCGCGGTCGTGTTCGATCGTGGCGGCAACAAGTATCATGGCCGCGTCGCAGCTGTCGCTGAAGGCGCCCGCGAGGGAGGTCTGGCACTGTGA
- the rplF gene encoding 50S ribosomal protein L6, translating into MASHIGKLPVTIPAGVEVKIDGQSFTAKGAKGTDSYEIPEGITAVVEGNEVVLTPADDLRPTRAKHGLARSIVAGMVKGVHEGYAKTLEIVGTGYRAQMKGKGIEFSLGYSHTITVEPPAGIEFELPNPNQVIVKGIDKQAVGQCAANIRKLRAPEPYKGKGIKYADEHILRKAGKAGK; encoded by the coding sequence ATGGCATCGCATATTGGTAAGCTCCCCGTCACCATTCCGGCTGGCGTGGAAGTCAAGATCGACGGTCAGTCCTTTACCGCCAAGGGCGCTAAGGGCACTGACTCCTACGAGATTCCTGAAGGCATCACCGCAGTGGTCGAAGGCAACGAAGTTGTCCTCACCCCGGCTGATGACCTGCGTCCGACCCGTGCAAAGCACGGCCTGGCTCGCTCCATCGTGGCGGGCATGGTCAAGGGCGTGCACGAGGGTTATGCCAAGACTCTGGAGATCGTCGGTACCGGTTACCGCGCCCAGATGAAGGGTAAGGGCATTGAGTTCTCCCTCGGCTATTCCCACACCATCACCGTCGAGCCGCCGGCAGGTATCGAATTCGAACTGCCGAACCCGAACCAGGTGATCGTCAAGGGCATCGACAAGCAGGCTGTTGGCCAGTGCGCCGCTAACATTCGTAAGCTTCGTGCTCCGGAACCCTACAAGGGCAAGGGCATCAAGTACGCGGATGAGCACATTCTGCGCAAGGCTGGAAAGGCTGGTAAGTAA